The following coding sequences are from one Thermoanaerobaculum aquaticum window:
- a CDS encoding metallophosphoesterase, with product MTSGRIAVFLLTVLTVWSFMHLYTFWRLAKLPWLATVPRWAWWAAGLLLWFSYPFARYLDRNGMSSEFARLLELSGAVWLGTLFLLVTALLASELLTAFGLWKAAVVPVRTGSLALAALLSVVGIVQGNRTPRVESLEVQLPQLPRELDGLRVVQLSDLHLGTILREGWLSARLAQVQALKPDLVVVTGDLIDGNARHVERLLPLLKELKAPLGVYAVTGNHEFYAGLEASVQLFRDAGFTVLRDQNVEVRPGLVVAGVDDLTARRQYGINHRAVEKALAGRPPGACVFLSHTPWQVEEAARLGAGLMLSGHTHDGQIWPFSYLVRLSYPYVGGTYQVKGLTLHVSRGTGTWGPRLRLWKPGEITLITLRSPSS from the coding sequence ATGACGAGCGGGAGGATTGCCGTGTTTTTGCTGACGGTTTTGACGGTCTGGAGCTTCATGCACCTTTACACCTTCTGGCGGCTGGCCAAGCTGCCGTGGCTGGCCACGGTCCCCCGTTGGGCCTGGTGGGCGGCCGGTTTGCTCCTCTGGTTTTCCTACCCCTTTGCCCGTTACCTGGACCGCAACGGCATGAGCTCGGAGTTTGCCCGCCTTCTGGAGCTTTCGGGCGCGGTGTGGCTGGGAACGCTTTTCTTGCTGGTCACCGCGCTTTTGGCCAGCGAGCTCCTCACGGCCTTTGGCCTGTGGAAGGCGGCGGTGGTGCCGGTCCGCACCGGATCTCTGGCGCTTGCGGCACTGCTTTCGGTGGTGGGTATCGTGCAGGGAAACCGCACGCCCCGGGTGGAAAGCCTGGAGGTGCAGTTACCCCAGCTTCCGCGAGAGCTGGATGGGCTGCGGGTGGTGCAGCTTTCCGATTTGCATTTGGGAACCATCCTGCGGGAGGGCTGGCTTTCCGCTCGTCTGGCGCAAGTCCAGGCGCTCAAACCCGACCTGGTGGTGGTAACCGGCGATCTCATTGACGGCAACGCCCGGCACGTGGAGCGTCTCCTGCCGCTTTTGAAAGAACTCAAGGCTCCTCTGGGCGTGTACGCGGTGACAGGCAACCACGAGTTTTACGCGGGGCTTGAAGCGAGCGTTCAGCTCTTCCGGGATGCGGGTTTTACCGTGCTCCGCGACCAAAACGTGGAGGTACGGCCGGGCCTGGTGGTGGCCGGTGTGGACGATCTCACCGCCCGCCGCCAGTACGGCATTAACCATCGTGCTGTGGAAAAGGCGTTGGCGGGGCGACCGCCGGGAGCGTGCGTTTTTCTTTCCCATACGCCCTGGCAGGTGGAGGAAGCCGCGCGTCTGGGCGCCGGGCTCATGCTTTCGGGTCACACCCACGACGGGCAGATCTGGCCGTTTTCTTACCTGGTGCGGCTTTCCTACCCTTACGTGGGCGGCACCTACCAGGTGAAGGGGCTCACCCTTCACGTCAGCCGCGGCACCGGCACATGGGGGCCCCGGCTTCGCCTGTGGAAGCCCGGGGAGATCACGCTCATAACCCTGCGTTCGCCCTCCAGCTAG
- the tpx gene encoding thiol peroxidase yields MAEEHVGLITSRGKPLTLLGHRVQVGEKAPDFTVLRRDLSPFSLRDVAGKVVVINSVPSLDTSVCATQARTFNQRASELGEDARILVISMDLPFAQSRFCTTEGIANLEVLSDHRDASFGLAYGLLVKETRLLARAVLVINRHGDIVYQELVPDTSHEPNYDAALEAARRALAS; encoded by the coding sequence ATGGCAGAAGAACACGTTGGCTTGATTACATCGAGAGGCAAACCTTTAACCTTGCTTGGACATCGCGTTCAGGTGGGGGAAAAGGCCCCGGACTTCACGGTTCTCCGCCGGGATTTAAGCCCCTTTAGCTTGCGGGATGTGGCCGGCAAGGTGGTGGTCATCAATTCGGTGCCCTCTCTCGACACCTCGGTGTGCGCCACGCAAGCGCGCACCTTCAACCAGCGGGCCAGCGAGCTGGGGGAAGACGCCAGGATCCTGGTGATTTCCATGGACCTGCCCTTTGCCCAGAGCCGCTTTTGCACCACCGAGGGCATTGCCAACCTCGAGGTCCTATCCGACCACCGCGATGCCAGCTTCGGCTTGGCTTACGGCTTGCTGGTCAAGGAAACGCGGCTTTTGGCGCGGGCGGTTTTGGTTATCAACCGCCATGGGGACATCGTCTATCAGGAGCTCGTGCCCGACACCAGCCACGAACCCAACTACGACGCGGCGTTAGAAGCCGCCCGTCGGGCTCTGGCTTCCTAG
- a CDS encoding succinate dehydrogenase cytochrome b subunit produces the protein MKVLSFYSTTVGKKLVMAVTGLILAVFVLGHMAGNLQIYQGPEKLNHYAQLLRVSMPLLWTVRLILLVSVVLHIVAAVQVTLQNWRSRPQKYAVSAYQEADIASRTMIWGGLVVAAFVVYHLLHLTFGTAHGDFKPGDVYHNVVSGFQVPLVSLFYILANIFLALHLYHGMWSWFQTLGFSHPKYNRARRVFATVYAVVIAVGNISIPVSVLAGWVK, from the coding sequence ATGAAGGTCTTGAGCTTTTACTCCACCACCGTGGGCAAAAAGCTGGTCATGGCCGTCACCGGGCTCATCCTGGCCGTGTTTGTGCTGGGTCACATGGCCGGGAACCTGCAAATCTATCAGGGCCCGGAGAAGCTCAACCACTACGCCCAGCTCTTGCGCGTGTCCATGCCGTTGCTGTGGACCGTGCGTTTGATCCTGCTGGTGTCGGTGGTGCTCCATATTGTGGCCGCGGTGCAAGTCACGCTGCAGAATTGGCGCTCCCGGCCGCAAAAGTACGCGGTGAGCGCCTACCAAGAGGCCGACATCGCCTCACGAACGATGATCTGGGGCGGATTGGTGGTGGCGGCGTTTGTGGTGTACCACCTCCTGCACCTAACTTTTGGAACGGCGCACGGTGATTTCAAACCGGGAGACGTCTACCACAACGTGGTGAGCGGCTTCCAGGTGCCCTTGGTGTCGCTTTTTTACATTCTGGCCAATATCTTCTTGGCCCTCCATCTCTACCACGGCATGTGGAGCTGGTTCCAAACGCTGGGGTTTTCCCACCCCAAGTACAACCGTGCCCGCCGCGTGTTTGCCACGGTTTACGCGGTGGTGATTGCGGTGGGCAACATTTCCATCCCGGTTTCGGTGCTGGCCGGCTGGGTGAAGTGA
- a CDS encoding fumarate reductase/succinate dehydrogenase flavoprotein subunit has product MKLDPRIPAGPLEQKWTRYKNTCKLVSPANKRKYSIIVVGTGLAGASAAASLAELGYNVKAFCYQDSPRRAHSIAAQGGINAAKNYQNDGDSVYRLFYETIKGGDFRSREANVYRLAEVSANIIDQCVAQGVPFAREYSGYLANRSFGGALVSRTFYARGQTGQQLLLGAYSALMRQVGLGQVKLYPRTEMLDLVVVNGQARGIIVRDLVTGEISAHAADAVILATGGYANVFYLSTNAKGSNATAIWRAYKRGAGFANPCFMQIHPTCIPQSGEYQSKLVLMSESLRNDGRVWVPKKKGDTRKPADIPEDERDYYLERMYPSYGNLAPRDIASRAAKRMCDEGYGVGPGGRGVYLDFSDSIRRLGKHVIEERYGNLFEMYERITGENAYETPMRIYPAPHYTMGGLWVDYELMSTIPGLFVGGEANFSDHGANRLGASALMQGLADGYFILPYTVGNYLANTKLEKVDTSHPAFRDVQKEVEERVKKLLAVNGKRTVDEFHRALGKIMWDLVGMSRNEAGLKEALVKIRALREEFWQDVRVPGDAADLNQELEKAGRVADFFELAELIALDALERRESCGGHFREEFQTPDGEAQRDDANFAHVAVWEFTGDDKPPLRHTEPLVFEVVEPAQRSYK; this is encoded by the coding sequence ATGAAACTGGATCCGCGCATTCCCGCAGGACCCCTGGAACAAAAATGGACCCGTTACAAGAACACCTGCAAGCTGGTAAGCCCGGCCAACAAGCGCAAGTACTCCATCATCGTGGTGGGAACCGGGCTGGCTGGCGCTTCCGCGGCCGCTTCTTTGGCCGAGCTTGGGTACAACGTTAAGGCCTTCTGCTACCAGGACTCCCCCCGCCGCGCCCACTCCATTGCCGCTCAGGGTGGCATCAACGCCGCCAAGAACTACCAAAACGACGGGGACAGCGTCTATCGGCTGTTTTACGAAACCATCAAAGGCGGCGACTTCCGCTCCCGGGAAGCCAACGTTTACCGCCTGGCTGAGGTTTCGGCCAACATCATTGACCAGTGCGTGGCGCAAGGGGTGCCTTTTGCCCGGGAGTACTCGGGGTACCTGGCCAACCGCTCTTTTGGTGGTGCTCTGGTGTCCCGCACCTTTTACGCCCGCGGGCAAACCGGCCAGCAGCTCCTGTTAGGCGCCTATTCCGCCTTGATGCGGCAGGTGGGTCTGGGGCAAGTCAAGCTTTACCCCCGCACCGAGATGCTCGATTTAGTGGTGGTCAACGGCCAGGCCCGGGGCATCATCGTTCGCGATTTGGTAACCGGAGAGATTTCCGCCCACGCCGCCGATGCGGTAATTTTGGCCACCGGCGGCTATGCCAACGTGTTTTACCTTTCCACCAACGCCAAGGGAAGCAACGCCACCGCCATCTGGCGGGCCTACAAGCGCGGGGCCGGCTTTGCCAACCCCTGCTTCATGCAGATTCACCCCACCTGCATTCCGCAATCGGGGGAATACCAGTCCAAGCTGGTGCTGATGTCGGAATCGCTGCGCAACGATGGTCGCGTTTGGGTTCCCAAAAAGAAAGGCGACACCAGAAAACCTGCGGATATCCCCGAAGACGAGCGCGATTACTACCTGGAGCGCATGTACCCCTCCTACGGTAACTTAGCCCCCCGGGACATCGCCTCCCGGGCCGCCAAACGCATGTGCGATGAGGGCTACGGCGTGGGCCCCGGCGGTCGCGGGGTTTATCTGGACTTTTCCGATTCCATCCGCCGGTTGGGCAAGCACGTGATTGAAGAGCGCTACGGTAACCTCTTCGAAATGTACGAGCGCATTACCGGCGAAAACGCCTACGAAACCCCCATGCGCATTTACCCGGCGCCCCACTACACCATGGGTGGGTTGTGGGTGGACTACGAGCTGATGTCCACCATTCCCGGCTTGTTTGTGGGCGGCGAGGCCAACTTCTCCGACCACGGGGCCAACCGCTTGGGTGCTTCCGCGCTCATGCAGGGTTTGGCCGATGGCTACTTCATCCTCCCCTACACCGTGGGCAACTACCTGGCCAACACCAAGCTGGAAAAGGTAGACACCTCGCACCCGGCTTTCCGCGACGTGCAAAAAGAGGTGGAAGAGCGCGTCAAGAAGCTCCTGGCGGTCAACGGCAAGCGCACCGTGGATGAGTTCCACCGCGCTCTGGGCAAGATCATGTGGGACCTGGTGGGGATGTCCCGTAATGAAGCTGGCCTCAAGGAAGCCCTGGTGAAGATCCGGGCCCTGCGGGAGGAGTTCTGGCAGGACGTGCGGGTACCCGGGGATGCGGCCGATCTCAACCAGGAGCTGGAAAAGGCCGGCCGGGTGGCCGATTTCTTTGAGCTCGCGGAGCTCATTGCCCTGGACGCCCTGGAACGGCGGGAGTCCTGCGGTGGCCACTTCCGCGAGGAGTTCCAAACCCCAGACGGCGAAGCGCAACGGGATGACGCCAACTTCGCCCACGTGGCGGTTTGGGAGTTCACCGGTGATGACAAGCCCCCACTTCGCCACACCGAGCCCTTGGTGTTTGAGGTGGTGGAGCCGGCGCAGCGCAGCTACAAGTGA
- a CDS encoding succinate dehydrogenase/fumarate reductase iron-sulfur subunit — protein sequence MKLILHVWRQKGPNQPGKFEKYELDDVNEHMSFLEMLDVLNQKLIAQGQKPVAFDHDCREGICGACSMVINGIAHGPQRATTTCQLHMRHFKDGDVIYIEPWRAKAFPIIKDLIVDRSAFDRIISAGGFISVRTGSAPEANSVPVPKDVAELAMDAAECIGCGACVAACPNGAAMLFVAAKVSHLNLLPQGQPERFTRVKAMVEAMEREQFGSCSNHRECEAACPKGISISFIARMNRDYRKALWKTVEHQGGKAEGISQFRG from the coding sequence ATGAAGCTCATCTTGCACGTTTGGCGACAGAAGGGACCAAACCAGCCTGGAAAGTTCGAAAAGTACGAGCTTGACGATGTCAACGAGCACATGAGTTTTCTGGAAATGCTCGATGTGTTGAACCAAAAGCTCATTGCCCAGGGGCAGAAGCCAGTTGCTTTTGATCACGACTGCCGGGAGGGCATTTGCGGGGCCTGCAGCATGGTCATCAACGGCATTGCCCATGGACCGCAGCGGGCCACCACCACCTGCCAGCTCCACATGCGCCACTTCAAAGACGGCGACGTGATTTACATTGAGCCCTGGCGCGCCAAAGCCTTCCCCATCATCAAGGACCTCATCGTGGACCGCTCGGCCTTTGACCGCATCATTTCCGCCGGCGGCTTTATTTCCGTACGCACTGGCTCCGCTCCCGAGGCCAACAGCGTTCCCGTGCCCAAGGATGTGGCGGAGCTGGCCATGGATGCCGCCGAGTGCATTGGCTGCGGTGCCTGTGTCGCCGCCTGCCCCAACGGCGCCGCCATGCTGTTCGTGGCCGCCAAGGTTTCCCACCTGAACTTGCTGCCCCAGGGGCAACCGGAGCGCTTCACCCGCGTAAAGGCCATGGTGGAAGCCATGGAGCGCGAGCAGTTTGGTTCCTGCTCCAACCACCGGGAGTGCGAAGCCGCCTGCCCCAAGGGCATTTCCATTTCCTTCATTGCCCGCATGAACCGCGACTACCGCAAAGCCCTGTGGAAGACCGTGGAGCACCAGGGGGGAAAGGCCGAGGGCATTTCGCAATTTCGGGGCTAA
- a CDS encoding GAF domain-containing protein, with product MDAESKEKRYRRIAQQLSELFVKTKDPIARMATLVALVHHKMPGFSWTGFYLLREPQQPGAEPDLVVGPYQGPLACLWLPPHQGVCWAGVDRGEVVIVPDVHAFPGHIACDPRSRSEIVVPLRDGSGRVVGVLDVDSWKPANFDEVDGEWLSRLVAMIYQ from the coding sequence ATGGACGCAGAGAGCAAGGAAAAACGCTACCGCCGCATCGCTCAGCAGCTTTCCGAGCTTTTCGTTAAAACCAAAGACCCCATTGCCCGGATGGCCACTTTGGTGGCTCTGGTACACCACAAGATGCCCGGTTTTTCCTGGACCGGCTTTTACCTGCTGCGCGAGCCCCAGCAGCCTGGAGCTGAACCGGACCTGGTGGTAGGCCCCTATCAGGGCCCCCTGGCCTGCCTCTGGCTTCCCCCTCATCAGGGGGTATGCTGGGCCGGGGTGGATCGCGGGGAGGTGGTCATTGTTCCCGATGTTCACGCCTTTCCCGGACACATTGCCTGCGACCCGCGTTCCCGGTCGGAAATCGTGGTGCCGCTCCGCGACGGAAGCGGCCGGGTGGTGGGGGTCCTGGATGTGGACTCCTGGAAACCCGCGAACTTCGACGAGGTGGACGGGGAGTGGCTCTCCCGCCTGGTGGCCATGATTTACCAGTAA
- the lpdA gene encoding dihydrolipoyl dehydrogenase, translating to MPEGSWDVVVIGAGPGGYVAAIRAAQLGLKTLVVEKDPFLGGTCLHRGCIPTKALLHTADLLQKAREGESFGVRCQNVELDLGAAHAHKRKVVSKNAKGIEGLFKKNRVQWVQGTGKILGPGRVEVQKGDGSRETLESRFVLLATGSRCGDLPHVKADGERIINSDHALELAEVPARLLVLGAGAVGMEFASIFSRFGSKVTVIELLDRVLPLEDPDVSKEVERAFRKQGIACHTATRVEAVETGEFGVRLWAKNAAGEEVQFEGDKLLLAVGRQAVIDGVGLENTQAKVEKGRVQVDAYYRADAPWLYAIGDLIPTPWLAHVASMEGVLAVEHMAGKNPPTINYNQVPSCTYCYPEVGSIGLTEPQAREKGYEVRVGRFPFSASGKAAILGESLGFVKIVADARYDEILGVHIVGPHATELIAEAEAALRGELTAEELAWTIHAHPTLHEAIHEAAEGVHGMTIHI from the coding sequence ATGCCTGAAGGCTCGTGGGACGTGGTGGTCATTGGGGCAGGACCGGGGGGTTACGTGGCAGCCATTCGCGCCGCCCAGCTCGGCTTAAAAACCCTAGTGGTGGAAAAGGACCCGTTTCTGGGCGGTACCTGCCTGCATCGCGGTTGCATCCCCACCAAAGCCCTGCTCCACACCGCCGATCTCCTGCAAAAGGCGCGAGAAGGGGAAAGCTTTGGCGTGCGCTGCCAAAACGTGGAGCTGGACCTGGGCGCCGCCCACGCCCACAAGCGCAAGGTGGTGAGCAAAAACGCCAAAGGCATTGAAGGGCTCTTCAAGAAAAACCGCGTGCAATGGGTGCAGGGCACCGGCAAGATCCTGGGGCCGGGTCGGGTGGAGGTGCAAAAGGGAGACGGCAGCAGGGAAACCCTGGAAAGCCGCTTCGTTCTGCTGGCCACCGGCTCCCGCTGTGGCGATCTTCCCCACGTGAAGGCCGACGGCGAGCGCATCATCAACTCCGACCACGCCCTGGAGCTCGCCGAGGTTCCCGCGAGGCTCCTGGTGCTGGGTGCCGGCGCGGTCGGCATGGAGTTCGCTTCGATTTTTTCCCGTTTTGGTTCAAAGGTCACGGTCATCGAGCTTCTGGATAGGGTCCTGCCCCTGGAAGACCCCGATGTTTCCAAGGAAGTGGAGCGGGCCTTCCGCAAGCAAGGCATTGCCTGCCATACCGCCACCCGCGTGGAAGCCGTGGAGACCGGCGAGTTTGGTGTGCGCCTGTGGGCTAAGAACGCTGCCGGTGAAGAGGTTCAGTTTGAAGGGGACAAGCTGCTCCTGGCCGTGGGCCGCCAAGCGGTCATTGACGGTGTGGGTCTGGAAAACACCCAGGCCAAAGTGGAAAAGGGCCGCGTGCAGGTTGATGCTTACTATCGGGCGGATGCCCCCTGGCTTTACGCCATTGGCGACTTGATCCCTACCCCCTGGCTGGCGCACGTGGCTTCCATGGAAGGGGTGCTGGCGGTGGAGCACATGGCCGGGAAAAACCCGCCCACCATCAACTACAACCAGGTCCCCAGCTGCACCTACTGCTACCCGGAAGTGGGCTCCATTGGCCTCACTGAACCACAGGCCAGGGAAAAGGGCTACGAGGTGCGGGTGGGCCGTTTCCCCTTTAGCGCTTCGGGCAAGGCCGCCATTCTCGGGGAGAGCCTCGGCTTTGTGAAGATCGTGGCCGATGCGCGCTACGATGAGATCCTCGGCGTGCACATCGTGGGTCCCCACGCCACCGAGCTCATCGCTGAAGCTGAAGCGGCGCTCCGTGGTGAGCTCACCGCCGAGGAGCTGGCCTGGACCATCCACGCCCACCCCACCCTGCACGAAGCCATTCACGAGGCCGCCGAGGGGGTCCACGGAATGACGATTCACATTTAG
- a CDS encoding dihydrolipoamide acetyltransferase family protein: MPVNVVMPQMGESIAEGTIVKWFKNEGEPVKKDEPLLEISTDKVDAEVPAPASGVLAKIHYGPGATVPVETVIAEIAAEGEAVAATPQPAAAPEATPAAVPKAQAEAPAPAPPAEEPFARELTPAPAAPEGEVFPAAAPVPAEPEASEAALLRRRSSPLVRRIAAEHGIDLAQVPGTGLHGRVTKEDILSYIEKQKAKPAAPPAPPAAAPTPAPAPAAPRPAPTVPAAPTFAGEEYREPMSIMRQRIAEHMVASRRTSAHVQTVFEVDVSHIVRLREKYKDEWERQYGVKLTYTPFFLEAAIDALKAFPVLNASIDGNDIVYHRHINLGVAVALPHGLIVPVIKHAEELSLLGLQRALTDLATRARNKQLKPEEVQGSTFSVTNPGPYGNLFGLPIINQPNVAILSIGNIQRRPVVIRDAMGREGIGISDVVYLALSFDHRLIDGAVADQFMAHIKAFIQEGRFSLA, translated from the coding sequence ATGCCGGTCAACGTCGTCATGCCACAAATGGGCGAATCCATTGCCGAAGGAACCATCGTGAAGTGGTTCAAAAACGAAGGCGAGCCCGTCAAAAAGGACGAGCCGCTTCTGGAGATATCCACCGACAAGGTGGACGCCGAAGTTCCAGCGCCAGCGAGCGGCGTCCTGGCCAAAATTCACTACGGTCCCGGTGCCACCGTCCCGGTGGAAACGGTGATTGCCGAAATTGCCGCGGAAGGTGAGGCGGTGGCTGCTACCCCGCAGCCTGCGGCTGCCCCTGAGGCAACGCCAGCGGCAGTGCCGAAAGCCCAAGCTGAAGCTCCCGCCCCTGCGCCACCGGCTGAAGAGCCCTTTGCCCGCGAGCTAACACCGGCCCCTGCGGCCCCAGAAGGGGAGGTTTTCCCGGCAGCAGCGCCGGTTCCGGCTGAGCCGGAAGCCAGCGAGGCCGCGCTTTTGCGCCGTCGCTCCTCGCCGCTGGTTCGGCGCATTGCCGCGGAGCACGGCATTGATCTGGCCCAGGTCCCAGGAACGGGCCTACACGGTCGGGTCACCAAGGAGGACATCCTCAGCTACATCGAAAAGCAAAAGGCAAAGCCAGCCGCGCCTCCGGCTCCACCGGCGGCAGCACCCACACCGGCGCCCGCCCCGGCCGCTCCCCGTCCGGCTCCCACCGTACCCGCCGCACCCACCTTTGCCGGCGAGGAGTACCGCGAGCCCATGAGCATCATGCGCCAGCGCATTGCCGAGCACATGGTGGCCTCCCGCCGCACTTCGGCCCACGTGCAAACGGTGTTTGAGGTGGACGTGAGCCACATCGTGCGGCTGCGGGAAAAGTACAAGGACGAGTGGGAACGGCAGTACGGGGTCAAGCTTACCTACACGCCGTTCTTCCTGGAAGCGGCCATTGATGCCCTCAAAGCCTTCCCCGTTTTGAACGCCTCCATTGACGGCAACGACATCGTTTACCACCGGCACATCAACCTGGGCGTGGCCGTGGCTCTGCCCCACGGGCTGATCGTTCCGGTGATTAAGCACGCCGAGGAGCTCTCGCTGTTGGGTTTGCAGCGGGCCCTGACCGATCTTGCCACCCGCGCTCGCAACAAGCAGCTCAAGCCCGAAGAGGTGCAGGGCTCCACCTTTTCCGTCACCAACCCCGGTCCTTACGGCAACCTCTTCGGCTTGCCCATCATCAACCAGCCCAACGTGGCCATTCTCTCCATCGGCAACATCCAGCGCCGACCGGTGGTAATTCGCGATGCCATGGGGCGTGAGGGTATCGGTATTTCCGATGTGGTTTACCTCGCCCTGTCCTTCGACCATCGGCTCATTGACGGGGCCGTGGCGGACCAGTTCATGGCACACATCAAGGCCTTCATCCAGGAGGGCAGGTTCTCGCTGGCGTAA
- a CDS encoding DUF6036 family nucleotidyltransferase has product MVQDFADFLAALNSEGAAYVVIGGMAVVFHVPYRTTRDIDVLIEPTLENAQKVHRALEKWGGFRCEFSPEELISGDIFSFGGLLRVEVHSRVPGVSWEEVFARKVPGTFAGVPTFFASVEDLVAMKRATGRADKDLPDLKRLERLLQRQGPKKPSR; this is encoded by the coding sequence ATGGTGCAAGACTTTGCCGATTTCCTGGCTGCGCTCAACAGCGAAGGCGCGGCTTACGTGGTCATCGGCGGCATGGCCGTGGTTTTTCACGTGCCGTACCGGACCACCCGTGACATTGACGTGCTTATCGAGCCTACGCTGGAAAACGCGCAAAAGGTTCACAGGGCCCTGGAAAAATGGGGCGGGTTTCGCTGCGAGTTTTCCCCCGAAGAGCTTATAAGCGGCGATATCTTTTCCTTTGGTGGCCTTTTGCGAGTGGAAGTCCATTCCAGGGTGCCTGGAGTAAGCTGGGAGGAGGTCTTCGCGCGCAAAGTACCCGGCACTTTTGCAGGTGTGCCCACGTTCTTTGCTAGCGTGGAGGACCTTGTTGCCATGAAAAGAGCCACGGGGCGCGCGGACAAAGACCTGCCGGACCTTAAGCGGTTAGAGCGCTTGCTGCAAAGACAGGGCCCCAAAAAGCCGTCACGCTAA
- a CDS encoding helix-turn-helix transcriptional regulator → MVFADALSKASRLVELQILFARSPQKTFRTKELAGRLGVAPRTVRQYLTELSTTGKLPIFHDGRGWRLVPHARLEVGPLKFELSEATAVYLAARLLLRHSDEPNPAVREAVRRLSVVVPEDLGRFMEHLAERTSADPQHPFAAAFRAFAYGWALRRVVDCVYHPLGRPEPFRCRFHPYLLEPALWGLSLYAVGFSELHGAIRIFKLERVQAATVTEENFPTVEMKALLDKLEQSWDVWLADESDVVVRLRFDPEVSRIVEETRWHPSQENRLLPDGSVEVSFFLTPSVPFVNWILSWGAHCQVLEPPSLREELASTLRQAAKLYEAP, encoded by the coding sequence GTGGTGTTTGCCGATGCGCTGAGCAAAGCCTCCCGCCTGGTGGAGCTGCAAATCCTCTTTGCCCGCTCCCCGCAAAAGACCTTCCGTACCAAAGAGCTCGCGGGCCGGTTAGGGGTGGCCCCCCGCACCGTGCGCCAGTACCTCACCGAGCTTTCCACCACCGGTAAGCTACCCATCTTCCACGACGGCCGTGGCTGGCGCCTGGTACCCCACGCCCGCCTGGAGGTGGGGCCGCTGAAGTTTGAGCTTTCCGAGGCCACCGCCGTGTACCTGGCGGCGCGCTTGCTCCTCCGGCACAGCGATGAGCCCAACCCGGCGGTGCGGGAAGCGGTGCGAAGGCTTTCGGTGGTGGTTCCCGAAGATCTCGGCCGCTTCATGGAACACCTGGCGGAACGGACCTCCGCCGACCCCCAGCACCCCTTTGCCGCGGCTTTCCGGGCTTTCGCGTACGGTTGGGCGCTGCGACGGGTGGTGGACTGCGTGTACCACCCGCTGGGTCGTCCAGAGCCCTTCCGCTGCCGTTTTCACCCCTACCTTCTGGAACCGGCCCTTTGGGGCCTTTCCCTTTACGCTGTGGGCTTTTCCGAGCTGCACGGGGCCATCCGCATCTTCAAGCTGGAAAGAGTTCAGGCTGCCACCGTTACGGAGGAGAACTTCCCCACCGTGGAAATGAAGGCGCTTTTGGACAAGCTGGAGCAATCCTGGGACGTCTGGCTTGCCGATGAAAGCGACGTGGTGGTGAGGCTCCGCTTCGATCCCGAGGTTTCCCGGATCGTCGAGGAAACCCGCTGGCATCCCAGCCAGGAAAACCGCCTGCTCCCCGACGGCTCGGTGGAGGTGAGCTTCTTCCTCACGCCTTCGGTGCCGTTTGTGAACTGGATCCTCTCCTGGGGTGCCCACTGCCAGGTCCTGGAGCCTCCAAGCCTGCGAGAGGAACTCGCCAGCACCCTCCGCCAGGCCGCCAAGCTCTACGAAGCCCCGTAA
- a CDS encoding rhodanese-like domain-containing protein, translated as MRRVLREAALILAAVAVVGTVANLLPARRIAWWGQGQEPPRAGQDFQLLDVDSAHVMWESLPGVLFVDTRTPAEFQAGHLPGAVRLELTSLKEMLTPELREKLSQAQAVILYGSSAEADIEQLLAQALRRELPSLPVPYVLTGGFPLWQAAGFPVEEGS; from the coding sequence ATGCGACGGGTGTTGCGGGAAGCAGCCTTGATTCTGGCGGCGGTGGCGGTGGTGGGCACCGTGGCAAACCTCCTCCCCGCCCGGCGTATCGCCTGGTGGGGCCAAGGGCAAGAACCACCCCGCGCCGGCCAAGATTTCCAGCTGCTCGATGTGGACAGCGCCCACGTCATGTGGGAAAGCTTACCCGGAGTGCTTTTCGTGGATACCCGCACGCCAGCGGAGTTCCAGGCCGGGCATCTCCCTGGGGCCGTTCGGCTGGAGCTCACGTCGCTTAAGGAGATGTTGACCCCCGAGCTCCGGGAGAAGCTTTCGCAAGCGCAAGCGGTAATCCTCTACGGAAGCTCGGCGGAAGCCGACATCGAGCAGCTTTTGGCCCAGGCGTTGCGCCGGGAGCTGCCTTCCCTGCCGGTTCCTTACGTGCTTACTGGCGGCTTTCCGCTTTGGCAGGCGGCCGGTTTCCCAGTGGAGGAAGGGTCATGA